ACCCTGCGCTCCGGCCGGCTGCACGCCGAGACGGTGAACGGGGACGTGACCCTCGACAGCGCCACCTCGCCGTCCCCGCTCACCGCCGCCACCACCAACGGATCGCTCCGGGTGTCGCTGCCGCACACCGCCCCCGCCTACCGCGTCGCCGCCACCACACGCAACGGCACCACCTCGGTGACCCTGCCGACCACCGCCGAGCGGAGCGGGCCCGCCATGACGCTCAGCACGGTCAACGGCGACGCCACCGCGACCCGCGACTGACCGCGCCACGGGCCGGACCGACGTCAGGCGGCCGGGTCACCGTTCTTCGAGCCGGCGGACGCGGCGGACGCCGCCGGTGCCGCGGAGGGCGCGGGAGCGGGCCCGGCGGAGGCCTTCGGTGCCGGTACGGCCGGTGCGGCCGGAGCCGGAGGTGCCACGGGCGCGGGCTTCGCCGGTGCGGCCGGTGCCTCCCGCCGCTCGTGGGCCGCCTCGTCGAGGCCGTGCGGCTGCCGCAGGTCCTCCGGTCCGCCCCCGGCCGGCTCGCCCAGCTCCTCCAGCGCCGCCCGGGCCGCCGGGGCGTCCAGCGGCGAGAACGCGGGATCGGTGCGCAGGGCCTCCGCCAGATGCCGACGGGCCGCCCCGGTGTCGCCCACGGCCGCCTCCATCACCCCCAGGTGGTAGGCGTACGAGGCGCTGCGCACCCCGCTGTCGGCCGCCTTCAGGGCGTACTCAAGCCCCTCCTCCGTCCGGCCGGCCCGGTGCAGGGCCCAGCCCAGCGCGTCCGCGACCTCCGCGTTCCGTCGCTGCTCGTCCCAGGCGGCGCGCAGCCGCCCCACGGCCGCCTCCGCCTCGCCGTGCTCGCTCTCGTAACGGGCCAGCGGCAGCGTCTCGTCCACCCCGTTCCGCTCCGCCGAAGCGGCCATCCTCAGGAACGTCGCGTACTGGCTGGCGGCGTCCCCGTCGAGGTCCGACGACTGGTACAAATCGGCGAGTTCGAGGGCGTACTCGGGACGCGGGAGGCGCTGGAGCACCCGCTGGTACTCCGCCATCGCCTCGTCGGTCCGGCCCAGGGCGGTCAGTGCGCGCGCCCGGCCGGCGAGGGAGGCGTGGTGGCCGTGGTCGACGGAGAGCGCCGCGTCGTACTGCCCGAGCGCCTCCCCGGACTCGCCGCGCTCGCGGGCCAGGTCCCCGAGGCGGTGCAGCGCCTCCGCCTTCTGCGCGGGGGTGCCGGAGCGTTCCGACGCCTCCTGCGCGGCGGCGAGCGCGTCCTCGCGCCAGCCCCGGTCGCGGTACAGCTCGGCGGTACGGCCCAGCGCGGGCGCGCCCTTGCGCAGGGCGGCGAACTTCTCGGTGGCCGTGGCTGCCGCCTCCGAGTCGCCGAGCCCGTGGTACGCGTCGATCAGCGCCGGGTACACCGCCCAGGCGACCGACGCCCCGGGGCCGCGGTCCCGGACCGCCTCGCCCCACTTCTTCGCCGCCAGGAAGTCGTGCCGGGCGACCGCGAGTTCGGCCAGCCCCACCCAGGCGGCACTGTTGCCGCGGTCTCCCGGCACGGCCGCCAGCGAGCGCTTCAGCGCCTGTTCGGCGCGCGGGTAGTACCCGAAGTCCGCGGACCGGCGGGCCCATTCCACGTACGCCGAACCGAGCGCCGCCCAGGCCGGGGCGTCCGCCGGGTGGCTCCGCACCCAGCTCTGCCGGTCGCCGATCAGCGCGGTCAGGTCGGAGAGCGAGGCCGGGGCCCCGGCGGTCGCCGCCGACCTGGCCCGGTCCGCCGCTCCCGGCGCCGCGGCGGGGGCCGGGTCGTCCTCCGGTACGGCCACCAGCGCACCCGCCACCAGCACCCCGGCGGCCACCGCCCCGACCGCGGCCCGCCGCAGCGAGGTACGCAAGCCGGAGGGCGGAGGCGGTACGTCGGGGGGCGGGAGCTGCGCCTCGGGCGGAGCGTCCCGGCCGGGCCCGTCCTGCGGGAGGGGCTGAGCGGACGGCATCGTGCGGGCATCCGGGTCCTGCTGCGGCATGACATCCATACGATCACTTTGCGTCAGCTCGGAGAGCGCACCGGGCTCCGGAACTGTCGCCGCAGACGGGTTCACACCATTGGCCGCCGGGTGCCAGGCTGGAGGCATGGACGACCGGGACGATCTCCTCGCACGGCTTCGGGCGGGCCTGCCCGCCGAGGCCCTCCTCACCGACCCCGACGTCACCGCGTCGTACGCGCGCGACATGGCGAGCTTCTGCGACGCCGGAGCACCCCTGGTGGTCGTGCTCCCGCGCACCGTCGAGCAGGTCCAGCACGTCATGCGCACCGCGCACGCGCTGCGCGTACCGGTGGTGCCGCAGGGGGCACGTACCGGCCTCTCCGGCGGCGCCAACGCCAGTGAGGGCTGCGTCGTGCTCTCCCTGGTGAAGATGGACCGGATCCTGGAGATCAGCGCCGTCGACCGGATCGCCGTGGTCGAACCGGGCGTCGTCAACGCCGACCTCTCCCGCGCGGTGGCGGAACACGGCCTCTCCTACCCGCCGGACCCCTCCAGCTGGGAGACCTGCACCATCGGCGGGAACATCGGCACCGCCTCCGGCGGCCTGTGCTGCGTCAAGTACGGCGTCACCGCCGAGTACGTCCTCGGCCTCGACGTCGTCCTCGCCGACGGGCGGCTCCTGACCACCGGCCGCCGCACCGCCAAAGGCGTGGCCGGATAC
The DNA window shown above is from Streptomyces sp. NBC_00247 and carries:
- a CDS encoding tetratricopeptide repeat protein; translated protein: MDVMPQQDPDARTMPSAQPLPQDGPGRDAPPEAQLPPPDVPPPPSGLRTSLRRAAVGAVAAGVLVAGALVAVPEDDPAPAAAPGAADRARSAATAGAPASLSDLTALIGDRQSWVRSHPADAPAWAALGSAYVEWARRSADFGYYPRAEQALKRSLAAVPGDRGNSAAWVGLAELAVARHDFLAAKKWGEAVRDRGPGASVAWAVYPALIDAYHGLGDSEAAATATEKFAALRKGAPALGRTAELYRDRGWREDALAAAQEASERSGTPAQKAEALHRLGDLARERGESGEALGQYDAALSVDHGHHASLAGRARALTALGRTDEAMAEYQRVLQRLPRPEYALELADLYQSSDLDGDAASQYATFLRMAASAERNGVDETLPLARYESEHGEAEAAVGRLRAAWDEQRRNAEVADALGWALHRAGRTEEGLEYALKAADSGVRSASYAYHLGVMEAAVGDTGAARRHLAEALRTDPAFSPLDAPAARAALEELGEPAGGGPEDLRQPHGLDEAAHERREAPAAPAKPAPVAPPAPAAPAVPAPKASAGPAPAPSAAPAASAASAGSKNGDPAA